A single region of the Deinococcota bacterium genome encodes:
- the moaC gene encoding cyclic pyranopterin monophosphate synthase MoaC, producing the protein MLTHFKDGKAVMVDVSAKEATLRRAEAQALVSLPPEAAAALRDNPKGDAVAVAELAGIMAAKRTAELIPLCHPLPLTKVAVTGTEEGDRVRFVAVCQTTAATGVEMEALTAASVAALTLYDMLKAASKGIVIEEVKLLSKEGGKSGPWRAS; encoded by the coding sequence ATGCTCACCCACTTCAAGGACGGCAAGGCGGTGATGGTCGACGTGTCAGCGAAGGAGGCGACGCTCCGCCGGGCGGAGGCGCAGGCACTCGTGAGCTTGCCGCCCGAGGCGGCGGCGGCGCTACGGGACAACCCCAAGGGCGACGCGGTGGCGGTGGCCGAACTCGCGGGCATCATGGCGGCCAAGCGCACCGCCGAGCTCATCCCGCTCTGTCACCCGCTGCCGCTCACCAAGGTGGCGGTGACGGGAACCGAGGAGGGGGACCGGGTCCGCTTCGTGGCGGTCTGCCAGACGACCGCCGCGACCGGGGTCGAGATGGAGGCGCTGACCGCGGCCAGCGTCGCCGCTCTCACGCTCTACGACATGCTCAAGGCGGCCTCGAAGGGCATCGTCATCGAAGAGGTCAAGCTGCTCAGCAAGG